Part of the Gilliamella sp. wkB7 genome is shown below.
TCTAATACGGCTTCAGTTGCTTATGCTGCTTGTCTTGTTGCGCGTAAGTTGTTTACCGACACATCCAAATTAAATGTCATGTTAGTAGGAGCAGGGGAGACAATAGAACTGATTTCCCGTTATTTAAAACCTCATGGGTTTAATCATGTTCTTGTTGCTAATCGTACACGTGATAAAGCATTAAAATTAGCTTCCCTTATTGATGCTGAAATTATTTCTTTACCTGATATAGCTCATCGCCTTAAAGAGGTCGATATCGTTATCAGTTCTACTGCAAGCCCATTACCTATTATTGGAAAAGGGATGGTCGAACGCACCTTGCAGGCAAGAAATCATCAGCAGATGTTATTTATTGATTTAGCGGTTCCCCGTGATGTAGAACAAGAAATTAACGAACTTGATAATGTACATTTATATACGATTGATGATCTTCAAAAAACGGTTGAAAATAATTTAGAACAGCGCGCCATGGCAGCTCAAAAAGCACAATATATTATTCAGGAACAAGCTGAGCAATTTATCGACTGGCTTAAAGCTCGTTACGCAGTTGACTATATTAAACAGTATCGCAGTAATGCACAAAGTATTAAACGTGAATTAGAGATCAAAGCGTTAAATGCTATCAAGCAAGGAGCGAATGTTGATGAAGTCTTTGCTGAGTTTTCTCATCGATTAACCAATAAATTAATCCATGCGCCGACACAAACTTTACTTAATGCGGCAACTCATGATTGTGATGACTGTTTTAAAGTGTTAAGCAAAGGATTAGGTTTGAAAAGTCATTAGTAAATTTTTGATATGTAACAAGGGAATTGAACTGTTTGGATCAACTTGAATTTTTTGAAATACCCTCTCCTTGTAAACGAGTTTGTGAAACCGATAAACAAGGTTATTGTATTAAATGCTTTCGTTCTAGGACAGAACGATTTAATTGGTTAAGTTTTTCCGATACTCAAAAGCAAGAAGTGCTTCGCTTATGTAAACAAAGGGCGCTAAGACGGCGTTATCTATTATTGCAACAGCAACAACAAAAGATCCAAGATACAACCTTGCAAAATGAACTCAATTTTTAAATCCTGACCTTGTTATCTATTTTTCAACGGGATAACTTGTAATCTATAACAACTCGGAGTAGCATTTTTCAAACCAGCAATTATTGCAAATAATGAGTCATCATTGTTAATTAAATCGAGATCTCAGCTATGAAAATGTGTATTGCATGTGGCATGCCAATGACTTCACTTGGTGATTATCCTTTGCATGACATGTCTAAAAATTACTGTAAGCATTGCGCTCATAATGATGGCACAATGAAAACGTTTGATGAGAAATGGCAAGAAGTTGCTCTGCGTTATGCCAATAATCATCATATCGATTATTCAATAGCTAAACATACTGCATATGTAATACTAAAAAAATTACCTGCTTGGAAACGAAAGTGGTAAAAAGTATTTATTTTTACTCTAGAAAATGTTTATTGATTAAATCTAAGAATATTAGCTAAATAAGCAGAGTTGTCTGCTTATTTAATAAACTCATATAAACTAAAAATTTAATTGAAATTAAAACAAATCTTAATCAATAAATCTAAAATCTTGCAGCCTTTGACTAACAAAGATCAGCATATCATCAAATCCAGAAGTCCAATATGACCAATCATGACCACCATTGCGAGCAATAAAGGTATAGTTAATATTGTTTTTCTTGAAATTCATACTTAATAGTGTATTGCCAATAAGAAAATCATCCTTAGAACCGCAATCAAGATAAAAATAGCCTTCAGACTCCAATTTATTCGATGTAGTATTTAAAATATCATATTTATCATAAAACTTATTATTTACTCTGCTTTCTCCTACAAGGTTTAAACCGAATGCTTTGCCATAGCGTCGATTGTATACATTCATATCCATTGAAATTATATCTTCTTTGGTTCTAAACGCCCCGCTTAAGGCTACCGTTGCCTTAAAAAGACCGGGATATTGTAAACTATAATAAAGAGCGCCAAATCCGCCCATTGAAAGCCCTCCGATAGCCCTAAATTTGGGTAAATTATTTACTCTGTAGTTTTTTTCTATTTGTGGCATGAATTCCTTGATAAACATATCCTCATAAAGATACTGGCCATCCGCATCATTCATATAATAGGTATTATTTTCAAAAGACCCATTTCTAGTAGCATCAGGTGTGACAACAATCATGGGCGTTATCTTTCCAGAATTGATTAAATTATCCAAATGAGCTTGTAAATTACCCTGAGTATAGGGATCGGTATGAATACCATCCGCACCGCCATGTAAATAATAAAAAATAGGGTATGTTCTATTAGAACTATTATAATCTGGAGGCAAATATACCGTGTAGTGGACATCGTTACCTAAAATTTGACTTTTTATTGTTTTACTAGAATCAACAATACCCTGTGATGAAAAACAGTTAGTAACATATAAAACAGATAAGACGCATACTAAAAAGATATTTTTTAAAAAACTACAAAGGTTGTATTTCATAGGATAATTCTCCTTTTTGATTAACAGATTGAGCAATCATATACCGCTGATAATCTTTTTTAGGGAATTAAGATTGGATTTTTTGAACTCCGTCACATTATTATCAACTTATAGCAATTTTTGATAGAATTATAGAATCCTAATGAAGATAATTCGTATGGTGTAATTAAATATATAAAATCTGTTATTCAAAATATTAATATTGCTATGTAGCTATC
Proteins encoded:
- the hemA gene encoding glutamyl-tRNA reductase produces the protein MSITILGVNHKTAPLALREKIAFPNETVDKALYSLYQHPLIEGCVILSTCNRTEIYLNYEHQTDYIRLKGFVENWLGQFHNVDLEQYKNSLYWYEGQQAVEHLMAVASGLDSMIIGEPQILGQVKVAYAIAQKNQCLSVTLEKLFQNIFHVAKLVRSQTDIGSNTASVAYAACLVARKLFTDTSKLNVMLVGAGETIELISRYLKPHGFNHVLVANRTRDKALKLASLIDAEIISLPDIAHRLKEVDIVISSTASPLPIIGKGMVERTLQARNHQQMLFIDLAVPRDVEQEINELDNVHLYTIDDLQKTVENNLEQRAMAAQKAQYIIQEQAEQFIDWLKARYAVDYIKQYRSNAQSIKRELEIKALNAIKQGANVDEVFAEFSHRLTNKLIHAPTQTLLNAATHDCDDCFKVLSKGLGLKSH
- a CDS encoding DUF1289 domain-containing protein; its protein translation is MDQLEFFEIPSPCKRVCETDKQGYCIKCFRSRTERFNWLSFSDTQKQEVLRLCKQRALRRRYLLLQQQQQKIQDTTLQNELNF
- a CDS encoding zinc ribbon domain-containing protein; protein product: MKMCIACGMPMTSLGDYPLHDMSKNYCKHCAHNDGTMKTFDEKWQEVALRYANNHHIDYSIAKHTAYVILKKLPAWKRKW
- a CDS encoding alpha/beta hydrolase; the encoded protein is MKYNLCSFLKNIFLVCVLSVLYVTNCFSSQGIVDSSKTIKSQILGNDVHYTVYLPPDYNSSNRTYPIFYYLHGGADGIHTDPYTQGNLQAHLDNLINSGKITPMIVVTPDATRNGSFENNTYYMNDADGQYLYEDMFIKEFMPQIEKNYRVNNLPKFRAIGGLSMGGFGALYYSLQYPGLFKATVALSGAFRTKEDIISMDMNVYNRRYGKAFGLNLVGESRVNNKFYDKYDILNTTSNKLESEGYFYLDCGSKDDFLIGNTLLSMNFKKNNINYTFIARNGGHDWSYWTSGFDDMLIFVSQRLQDFRFID